The genome window ATAGGTCGCCAGCCGCCGGTTGAGGGTGGTATCCTCCGCCGGGGCGGCCTTGACGATGTATTTTCTGCCGAGGAACAGGGAGACGAAGGCCAGGGGCACGAAGATCAGGCACTGGATTTCCCAGCTCGCGATGCCGAACGCCGCGACGATCGCCCCGGCGGCGATGGCTCCCAGGCCGATCCAGAGCAGAAAGACGCCGGGCACCACGATTTCCAGGGCGATCAGGATCAGGCCGCCGACAATCCAGTGCCACCAGAGAAGCGATTGAAACAGGGACGCGATATCCATGCGGATCAGCTCCGGGAGGGTTTGGCGCCGTCTTTGGCGGCTTCCTTGAATATTTCCGTGATGCCCGCGATGGAGCCGAGCACGCCGGTGGTTTCCACGGGCAACATGAACAATTTTTGATTGGGAGAATTGGCGAACTGCGCCAAGGCGTCCACGTATTTCTGGGCCACGAAGTACTGGATGGCGGCCATGTCGCCCTTGGCTATGGCCTCGGAGACCATGTTGGTGGCCTCGGCCTCCGCCCTGGCCGCGCGTTCGCGGGCTTCCGCCGCGCGGAAGGCGGCTTCGCGCTCCCCTTCGGCTTTCAGGATGGCGCTCTGTTTTTCCCCTTCGGCCCGCAGAATGGCGCTCTGCTTGACGCCTTCCGCTTCAAGGATGGCGGCGCGTTTTTCACGCTCGGCCTTCATCTGGCGGGCCATGGCGTCCACCAGATCCATGGGCGGGCGGATATCCTTGATTTCCACGCGGGTCAGCTTGACGCCCCAGGGGTGGGTGGCTTCATCCACCACGGAGAGCAGGCGGGCGTTGATATCGTCGCGCTTGGACAAAAGCTCGTCCAGATCCATGGAGCCCATGACCGTCCGGATGTTGGTCATGGTCAGGTTTAAAATGGCGTACTGCAGGTTGGTGACTTCATAGGCGGCTTTCTGCGATTCCAGAACCTGGAAGAAGATGACGCCGTCAACCTTGACCATGGCGTTGTCGCGCGTGATGACTTCCTGGGAGGGAACGTCCAGCACGTTTTCCATCATGTTCACCTTGCGGCCGATGCGGTCCATGAAGGGCACGATGATGTTCAGGCCGGGGCGCAGGGTGAGGGTATAGCGGCCGAACCGCTCCACGGTGTATTCATAGCCCTGGGGAACGGATTTGACGCCCATGGCGATGATGATAAGCGATACGATGACGATTGCGGGAATGACGAATTCCATAACAGCTCCTTATACGAAAAAATATGCGCGAGCTCCCCCAATGAACAGCCGCGAGAATGGCAGTGTTGTTCAGAATGCCATACTACATGGTTTTCCGGTGCAAGCAAAGCCCGCTCCTGTGAGAAAAAGGGGTGCAAAAGTGTTTCTTTGCCGCGCAAAGTCTGGTAGCAGAAAGGCCTATGGAACGCGGCAATCAGATGCAGCGGCGGCTGGATTCCTGGGTCGGAATCCCGCTTGTCGCCCTGGCCGGGGGCGCAAAACGCTTCCGGAACCTCGTCGCGCCGCCGCGTTTCGCGGCGGAAAGCGCCGGGCGGGTGGGCGTTATCTGCCTGGGCGCCATCGGGGACCTGCTCCTCGCAACCGGCCTGCTTGCCGGTCTACGCCGGGCCTTGCCGCACGCTTCAATAGAGATACTAACCTCCAAAGCCAACGCGGCCACCCGCGGTCTTCTGCCGCCGGAATGCCGGACGGTCTCCTTCGGCGTGAAAGATATCCCCGGCATTGTGCAGCACCTTCGGGCCGCCCGGTATGACATTCTGATCGACACCGGCCAGTGGCCGCGCATCAGCGCCCTGGTCGCGGCGGCATCCGGCGCGCGGTGCACGGTCGGTTTCGCCACGCCCGGCCAGTACCGCCATTACGCCTACGACGTCGCGGTTCCCCACCGGAGCGACAGGCACGAGGTCGCCAATTTCCTCGCGCTCGGTCAGGCTTTGTTTCCGGACCTTGCCGGAAGCCCGGTTGTCGCGATTCCCGAAAGCCCTTCTCCGGCCTGCCCGGCCTTGCCGGAAGCGGGGGTGGTGTTTTGCCACATGTGGCCCTCGGGCTTGCGGTCGCATTTGAAGGAATGGCCGCGCGAGTATTGGGCCGAGCTGGGCACGGCGCTGCGTGCCGGGGGCTATACGCCGGTGTTTACTGGCGGTCCGGGAGATGCCGCCGCGACAACGGCGTTTCTTGAGGCATCCGGGCTCGGGAGCGTGGATGGGCGCGGCGGGGCTCTTTCCGTCGCGGGCGCGATATCGCTGCCGGATCTCGCGTATCATATGCGAAGGGCGGCGGCGGTCGTTTCCGTGAATACCGGCACCATGCACCTTGCCGCCATCGCGGGCGCGCCGACCGTCGGGCTCCACGGACCGACCAATCCCTTACGCTGGGGGCCGGTGGGACCGAAAACGGTTTCGCTCCTTCCGCGCTCCGGGCACAGCGCGTACCTGAACCTGGGGTTCGAATACCCGCCGGACGCGGAAGGGGTTTTGCGCCACCTGCCCGTGGCGGATGTGGTTGCGGCCTTGCGCGGGTTCGGGCTGTCCGTCTGACACACTATGGTCTTTTTGTCCTCCGCCCGCGTCAGAAAGCTTTTTTACTCAGTCACGTATGTTTTATATACGCTCCTTTCATAAAAAAGCTTTCTTCCTTCCTTTAGCCGTTAGGCGAGTCTTCGAGTCTTACGGATAAAGAGAGCAGAGATGGCGGAGGACAAAAATCCTCGTAGTGTGAACAGGCCCTACTTCCCCAACGCCCGCAGCAAAATACTGATGGGATGCGCGGCCGCCAGGCCGCTGCCGTGCCGCATCTGCACCCGGCACGTTCCGCACTCGGAAGCGGAAAGCGTGGCCTTGCTGTCTTTCATGGCGTTAAAAAGATCCGTCCCGACCGCCATGCCGATTTCGTACTTTCCCGTTTTAAAGCCGTAGCTTCCGGAAATGCCGCAGCAGCCCGCGTCCATATCCGCCACGTCAAGGCCGGGGATCATGCGCAAAAGATCCAGGCCGACGCGGCCCGTGCCCTGGGCGCGCAAATGGCAGGGCGCGTGGTAGGCCAGGCGTTTGTCCGGCACGTTTGCCCCGTCCGGACGCAATGTTCCGTCACGGACAAGATCCATGATGAACTCGCACCCGTCGACGACGTTCGGCGCATGATCCTCAAGGTCTTCGTCGGGGAAAAGATCCCGATACTCGTGCTTGAGCATGAGGGCGCAACTCGGGCAAGCCGTCAGGACGGGAATGCCCCGGCGCGCCCAGCGGCCGAGTTCCATGGTGTTGATCCGGGCTTTGTCCCGCGCGTCGTCGGCGTATCCCCCGGCGACCATGGGCAGGCCGCAGCATTCGAATTCTTGAGGGACAACGACGGTGTATCCGGCCATTTCCAGCACCCGGATAAGGTCGAGGCCCATTTGCGGGTCGTAATAGCGGATGAAGCAGCCGGGGAAGAACGCCACGGTTTTTTCCGTGACCGGCGTTTTCCGTTTCGCGTCCAATTCCCGCCGCTTCCCCAATGGGCCGAACGCGGGCAGCGGCGCGCGCTTTTCTATGCCCATGGCGTGCATGGCAAAGCGGGAGATGGGGTTGTTCATGCCGAAATTCAGCGCCCAGGCGGGAGCGATAGCGCTCAGTTTGCCCAGATCGCCGGAATGGGCGAGCAGCCAGTCGCGCAGGGACTGGGGGTTGTTTTTGCAATACGCGGCTCTCGCCAGCATGTTGAAGGTGGCCACCGGCACGCCCGACGGGCAGGAGATATCGCAGTTTTTGCAGTTGGAGCAGTATTCGAGGGAGGCTTCATCGCCGAACCCCAGAAGGCGGAACCGCTCGTACGCGGGCCCGGTCAGTTTGGGGCCGCGGAAGTTCATGGTGGCTTTGGCGACGGGACAGTGGGCCACGCAGATGGTGCAGGCCGTACAGGCGTCCGGGGTATGGAAAGAGTTGGGTTTCATCGTAGCGACCTCAATGCTTACACCAGGGTTCCGGCAAAGTGGCCGGTGGCAAGGGCGACGCCGCTGCCGGATTTTTCCGAGGCAAAGTCGTACCCGCCAAGGCTGCGGCCCACGAAATGCACGTTGTCCCACAGCCCGGCCGCGCCGGGGCCGAGGGGATTCAGACGGCCGTTGACCGCGACGCCCAGGACGGCAAAGGGATGGTTGCCGTGCCCGAAAAATTCCGGGCTGGACCAATCGTCCTGCACCGGCGGAACGGGGATGGGCAGCTTGAAGATGGCTTCCGTCGCTTCCCCGGGCCTGGTTTTGACGCCCTCGCTGAACAGCCCGCCGGTTGCGATGATGAACGAATCCGCCCGGTATTCGCGCTCTTTGTCGGGCATGGCCGTGACCAGCGCGCGGCAGCGGCCGTTTTCGATGACGGCTTTGGTCACTGTCGCGTTTTCCACAAAATGCACGCCGCGCAAGCGCAGCTCTTGCATGAGCGCCCGGTGCATGCGCAGCCCTGTGACGGAGGGCGGCGGGCAGAACAACTCCACGATTTTCCGCTTCGTCGCCTGTTCAAGCCGGGCGTGGACGGCGCTGCCGGGTTTGGTGCCGAGGATGGTGGGCAGCAGGATGCACGCGGCGTCGCTCCGGATCCCGGCAAGGGAGCGCTCCAGCCAGTCAAAGCCTTCGGGGGAATCCAGGAAGGAGGCAAGGTCCAGGGCCGTGGTATCCCGGACGGTCACGCCCTTTTCGCCGAACGGGGAGGGAATGTGCTTGTGTTCCAGCCGTTTCCCGGCGAACTGCGGCCACAGTTGCAGGCCGGATGCCGCCAGCTGCGGGGAAAAGTCCTTCATGCCGGTTATGCCGACGACCACAAAGGATTCCGCCTCGCGGACGGTCGCCGGGTTCATGCTCTGCCCGGTAATCCAGGTGGGCTTCATGGTCCCGGCCGCCGTGGGCAGCCAGGCGTTGCCAGTCGTTTCCGACCCCGCCCGGAGCATGGCGCCGCCCTGGCGTTCCATGACGTCGGCCAGGAAGTCCAGGGCGTCGCGCACCGCCTCCGGGCCGACTATCCGGTACGGATGGCCGGGCGCAAGGCGCTCCATGGCGGCAAAGGGGTTGCCGGTCACTACCTCCTGACCCGCGAAACCCAGAATATCCACCGTGCCGCCGCCGATGGTCAGCGCGCCGCCACCCCGGTTGATGACGAGCACGCGTTTGCCGCGCCCGGCCGCCGTCGCCGCCGCGATAAGGCC of uncultured delta proteobacterium contains these proteins:
- the ybbK gene encoding putative protease, membrane anchored (Evidence 3 : Function proposed based on presence of conserved amino acid motif, structural feature or limited homology; Product type pe : putative enzyme) → MEFVIPAIVIVSLIIIAMGVKSVPQGYEYTVERFGRYTLTLRPGLNIIVPFMDRIGRKVNMMENVLDVPSQEVITRDNAMVKVDGVIFFQVLESQKAAYEVTNLQYAILNLTMTNIRTVMGSMDLDELLSKRDDINARLLSVVDEATHPWGVKLTRVEIKDIRPPMDLVDAMARQMKAEREKRAAILEAEGVKQSAILRAEGEKQSAILKAEGEREAAFRAAEARERAARAEAEATNMVSEAIAKGDMAAIQYFVAQKYVDALAQFANSPNQKLFMLPVETTGVLGSIAGITEIFKEAAKDGAKPSRS
- a CDS encoding Membrane protein translates to MDIASLFQSLLWWHWIVGGLILIALEIVVPGVFLLWIGLGAIAAGAIVAAFGIASWEIQCLIFVPLAFVSLFLGRKYIVKAAPAEDTTLNRRLATYVGRRAEVTQAIVNGKGRIRLGDTLWIVQGKDCPAGTMVTVTGVAGSELVVEPETKPEAS
- a CDS encoding Glycosyl transferase family 9; translated protein: MERGNQMQRRLDSWVGIPLVALAGGAKRFRNLVAPPRFAAESAGRVGVICLGAIGDLLLATGLLAGLRRALPHASIEILTSKANAATRGLLPPECRTVSFGVKDIPGIVQHLRAARYDILIDTGQWPRISALVAAASGARCTVGFATPGQYRHYAYDVAVPHRSDRHEVANFLALGQALFPDLAGSPVVAIPESPSPACPALPEAGVVFCHMWPSGLRSHLKEWPREYWAELGTALRAGGYTPVFTGGPGDAAATTAFLEASGLGSVDGRGGALSVAGAISLPDLAYHMRRAAAVVSVNTGTMHLAAIAGAPTVGLHGPTNPLRWGPVGPKTVSLLPRSGHSAYLNLGFEYPPDAEGVLRHLPVADVVAALRGFGLSV
- a CDS encoding Glycerol-3-phosphate dehydrogenase, anaerobic, C subunit — encoded protein: MKPNSFHTPDACTACTICVAHCPVAKATMNFRGPKLTGPAYERFRLLGFGDEASLEYCSNCKNCDISCPSGVPVATFNMLARAAYCKNNPQSLRDWLLAHSGDLGKLSAIAPAWALNFGMNNPISRFAMHAMGIEKRAPLPAFGPLGKRRELDAKRKTPVTEKTVAFFPGCFIRYYDPQMGLDLIRVLEMAGYTVVVPQEFECCGLPMVAGGYADDARDKARINTMELGRWARRGIPVLTACPSCALMLKHEYRDLFPDEDLEDHAPNVVDGCEFIMDLVRDGTLRPDGANVPDKRLAYHAPCHLRAQGTGRVGLDLLRMIPGLDVADMDAGCCGISGSYGFKTGKYEIGMAVGTDLFNAMKDSKATLSASECGTCRVQMRHGSGLAAAHPISILLRALGK